The following coding sequences are from one Coffea arabica cultivar ET-39 chromosome 11e, Coffea Arabica ET-39 HiFi, whole genome shotgun sequence window:
- the LOC140021768 gene encoding large ribosomal subunit protein uL6-like, which translates to MEQHDIKEEEFGFSRNYFLAKELGNSGKKSDHMLADIDVVDEQVRKVYMLEEVTVIRSEKVKDELVLDGNDIEVVSRSAALINQKCHVKNKDIRKFLDGIYVSEKGQIAEEE; encoded by the exons ATGGAACAACATGACATCAAAGAGGAAGAGTTCGGATTCTCCAGAAATTATTTCTTAGCAAAAGAATTAGGCAATTCCGGTAAGAAATCCGACCACATGCTCGCAGATATTGATGTCGTCGATGAACAG GTGAGGAAGGTGTATATGCTTGAAGAAGTCACTGTTATCCGGTCTGAGAAGGTTAAGGACGAATTGGTGTTGGATGGCAATGACATTGAGGTTGTTTCCCGATCTGCTGCCCTGATAAACCAA AAATGCCATGTGAAGAACAAAGATATCCGGAAGTTCCTTGATGGGATTTATGTCAGTGAGAAGGGGCAAATAGCCGAGGAGGAGTGA